The DNA region GTGGCATTGCTGCTGCGTGGATTCAGCTCCATGAGGGATGCTGAGTTTCACGCTGCTACAACAATTTCTCTTGCAGGGCTTCTGAGCAGCGAGAGGACAAAATGTTCGGGGGAAAAATGAGCAGCCTTGGGAAGAAGCTGATCCGCCGGCGCGTGGTGGATCTGAGCTCCGAGGAGACGCGCTTTGCTCGCTGCCTCTCCACGCTGGACCTCATTGCCCTGGGGGTGGGCAGCACGCTGGGTGCTGGTGTGTACGTGCTGACCGGGGAAGTGGCCAAGGATACCGCTGGTCCATCCATCGTCCTCTGCTTCCTGGTGGCCGCGCTGTCATCGATACTGGCTGGGCTTTGCTATGCAGAGTTTGGAGCCCGCGTCCCCAAGACCGGCTCTGCCTACCTCTACAGTTATGTCACAGTTGGTGAGATCTGGGCTTTCACCACCGGCTGGAACCTCATCCTGTCCTACGTGATAGGTACGTGGCTCGGCCGGATGGAGGTGGGAAGTGTGGGGCCGGCACGCGTCCCGGTGAGCAGCACCATAGCGGGGCATGGGAGCAGGGTGCAGGCTGGGTGCTTTGGGGATCCGCATGGCTGTGTGATGGGAttggtgctgctctgccttgGCACTTGTGTGCAGGGCTCGGATCGATAAGCAGCTTTGCTGTTGGCCAGGCACAGCCAGCGTGGCCCGAGCCTGGAGCGCGGCGTTCGACAACATCATCGGCAACCAAATCTCCACCTTCTTCATGAACAAGACCACGCTGCACCTGCCGGGGGTGCTGGCCGAGCGCCCGGACTTCTTCGCGTTGATCCTGATCGCGTTGCTCACTGGTGAGTGTCGGAGCGGCTCGGCGGCACTGCGGTGATGCAGTGCGGGTGCAGCCCGTTCACCCCTCGattcccagcactgctgaccTTCGGTGTCAGCGAATCCGCCCTGGTGAACAAAATCTTCACGGCGGTGAACCTGCTGGTGTTGGCCTTCGTCTTCATCGCCGGCTGCATCAAGGGAGACATCAAGAACTGGCAGCTCACGGTGGAGGATTACATCAACCTCACACACTCAGATGAGCCAGAGGAGGTCAGGTGAGGACAGTGAGCGTGCCGCGATGGAGTCTGGCCAGCGCTATGTGGCATAAGGATGGTACCGTGTTGTGTGGTGATGCCCCAACTGCTCTCCTCCCTTCTTCCAGAATAAAAACCTTCGGCTCCGGTGGGTTTGTCCCCTTTAAGCTGGAAGGGGTCCTGATGGGTGCCGCCACGTGTTTCTACGCCTTCGTGGGTTTCGACTGCATCGCCACCACAGGTAGAGAATGCTCGGAGcggggcagctgctggagctgctcgGGGAGGAGCGCggtgctccctgctgctgtgggaacAGCCCGTCCCCAGCTGCACCGCACAGAGCGCCTCGGCTGCCCATATCAAAGGCTCCCTGCGAAGTGTGGTGAGaacagggctgcagggagccttCCAGCTGCAGAGCCGAGTGCTGGgaattgctgctgcttctgcttatTTCCTGGCCTCAAGCAATATtagattttttcttaaaatgtcgGTTCTGCATGAACTTAGTTGCTCTGTTGTGCGGGGAGCCCTCTtcatttcctctccttcccccaggACTCTGCTCAGCAGGTTGCTGGTACAGGCTGTTCTGCACAGCCTCTGTgcctctgctggctgcagagcctCTGGTGGGGAGTGCAGTGCTGCAAGGAGCAAAAGCTCAAGGCAGAGGGCACCGTGGGTGCATTGCTGCATCACTACACCAGTGCTTATGCAGAGAGCTGATTTaccaggagctgcaggctggggtGTGGGGCTGGGCACGGCCGCAAGGATGGATGGGGACGGACTCTGCCTCTTTCCTCCACATAGGGGAGGAAGCCAGGAACCCGCAGCGCTCCATCCCCATCGGCATCATTGTGTCCCTCCTCATCTGCTTCGTGGCCTATTTCGGGGTCTCCGCAGCCCTCACGCTGATGGTTCCCTACTTCCTGCTGAACAAGAAGAGCCCGCTGCCCGAGGCTTTCAAGGCGGTGGGCTGGGAGCCCGCCCGCTATGCCGTTGCCATTGGCTCGCTCTGTGCACTCTCCACCAGGTAGGTCCAACTTCTCTTTGTGGTATCACCCggcccagcacagggctggggatACCTGTCCCAGGCTTTGCCCTGTGTGACTTCCGTCCTTCCCCCGGCACAAGCCAGTTCCTTCTCCCCCTGACTGCTGGCCCTCTGGCCAGCCCTGAGCCAATTCTCCCCACGGCAGCTTGCTGGGCTCCATGTTTCCCATGCCACGTGTGATCTACGCCATGGCGGAGGATGGGCTGCTCTTCAAGTTCCTCTCCAAAATCAACAGCCGCACCAAGACTCCTCTCTCGGCCACCATCACCTCAGGGCTGCTCGCGGGTAACACTCCTTGTGGCCATCTTGCTCTCAATCGCcctgcagcccagtgctgtgCTCATGCTTTCCGTCCTCGTTGCAGCGGTATTGGCCTTCCTGCTTGACCTGAAAGACCTGGTGGACCTCATGTCGATCGGCACGCTGCTGGCTTACTCCCTGGTCGCCGTGTGTGTGCTCATCCTCCGGTGGGTGCCACCTCTTATGCCAAGTGTCCCTTCACCACAGTCCCTTGGGTGGATGCACCTTGTAGACAGCGTAGGGCTTGTGGCCACGGCTCAAGCCGTGAGATAAAGGTTGCTTGGGGCATCCGGGCACGCCATAAAATCgttgaggttggaaaaaaaagctaagatccccaagtccaaaCCCAACCCATTCCACCATGCCCATCACCAagtccctcagtaccacatttCCATGGTTCTGGTTctggaacacttccagggatggtgaccccaccaccctctgtgtaGCTGTGCCATCCATGGgactgctgcttcccagcaagGGGTTGGGGGAGCAGGAGGGGAACGATGGGTGCTATTGTATCCCCGGGGTTGGAACTTCCTCATACTTCGCTGTAGtttgtgcagcactgagcaggtctgctgtgtgcaggtacCAGCCTGGGCAACTGAACTCTCCAAAGGCCATGGAGATGCTGGAGCTGAATGGGAACGAGGAGGAGAGAGTTGTCATGAACCCAAACATCGCTGCCACGGGCACCAAACAGAAGGAGACGCTGTCCCTTACAGCACTCTTCAATCCATCTGCAGACACTCCCACAGCGCTCTCAGGGCGCATTGTCTACATCTGCGTCTCAATCATGGGTGAGTGAGTGGGAGGCAGCGGCTCCTGCATGTCCTGCGGCATCGCTGGCTCGTTGCTGTGCCAGGGGTTGGGGCGTGTTGGTCCCTGCAGACCTGGGGAGCTTTGGTCAATGGTTTCAttgtgcaggcagagcaaggCAGCCCAGTAGAGCCTGGGGAAGCGCCAGAACTGGGTTTGAGCCCAGCTGAGCACAAGCTTCACTCTGCTTGCCAGGCTGAGTTCCTCCTGGCAAAGTGCTTCCCCAAGGCCTTGGGGTGGGTGTTGGAGGACCTATATGTGACCAGGAGGAGGGGGTGGCTCAGCCTAGCAACCCACAGGGTGGCAGGGAGGTCTATACAGCCACACGCTGTGCAGCATGGTGATGGGCTCTTCTCTTGCAGCTGTGCTGGTAACGATCATCTGCGTGGTGCTGACCCTCCAGGTAAAGGCGCTGAAGGAGGCCAACGTTGCCTCCATCTTGGTCCTGGTGCTGCTCCTCGTGGCTCTGCTTATCCCCACCATCATCATTTGGAGGCAGCCACAGAGCAATGCGCGGCTGAACTTCAAGGTGAGTGCAGCCTCCAAGAGCTCTGCACCTCTCTGCACCCAAGGTTGGCGCAGGATCTGCTGGGCTGGCTGCCGGGCTTCCACCATCCAGTAATGTCCGGAGCCCAGAGACACGGCTCTAAGGCACTGCCTCTGGAATGGAAACACCCAGGTGGCAGAGCATTCCTTAGCCTAGCCATGGTTCCCTTGGGCATGGCTAAGGTGGCACGTCTTGTCTCTCGCAGGTACCTTTCCTCCCACTCCTTCCACTCTGCAGCATCTTTGTTAACATCCTGCTGATGGTGCAGCTGAGTACCGGCACCTGGGTGCGCTTTGCCATCTGGATGGCTGTGGGTAGGTGTTCCAGCGGGTAGTGTGGTGTGCCCCAAGCCTTGTGGGTATCTCATTgctccagcttctgtctgttGGTGGCCCGGGGAGGCTGTTCCCTGCCATGTGTCTCATTGCATGAACTTTTGCAGGTTTCATGATATACTTTGGCTATGGCATTCGGAACAGCGTGGAagggaaaaatgcaaaagagCTTCGAGGTTCCACGACAGAAAACCCTCTACACCACCCCGGAATGGAGCTcagccctggagctgctgcaatCTGAGACAGGTG from Meleagris gallopavo isolate NT-WF06-2002-E0010 breed Aviagen turkey brand Nicholas breeding stock chromosome 9, Turkey_5.1, whole genome shotgun sequence includes:
- the SLC7A3 gene encoding cationic amino acid transporter 3 — its product is MFGGKMSSLGKKLIRRRVVDLSSEETRFARCLSTLDLIALGVGSTLGAGVYVLTGEVAKDTAGPSIVLCFLVAALSSILAGLCYAEFGARVPKTGSAYLYSYVTVGEIWAFTTGWNLILSYVIGTASVARAWSAAFDNIIGNQISTFFMNKTTLHLPGVLAERPDFFALILIALLTALLTFGVSESALVNKIFTAVNLLVLAFVFIAGCIKGDIKNWQLTVEDYINLTHSDEPEEVRIKTFGSGGFVPFKLEGVLMGAATCFYAFVGFDCIATTGEEARNPQRSIPIGIIVSLLICFVAYFGVSAALTLMVPYFLLNKKSPLPEAFKAVGWEPARYAVAIGSLCALSTSLLGSMFPMPRVIYAMAEDGLLFKFLSKINSRTKTPLSATITSGLLAAVLAFLLDLKDLVDLMSIGTLLAYSLVAVCVLILRYQPGQLNSPKAMEMLELNGNEEERVVMNPNIAATGTKQKETLSLTALFNPSADTPTALSGRIVYICVSIMAVLVTIICVVLTLQVKALKEANVASILVLVLLLVALLIPTIIIWRQPQSNARLNFKVPFLPLLPLCSIFVNILLMVQLSTGTWVRFAIWMAVGFMIYFGYGIRNSVEGKNAKELRGSTTENPLHHPGMELSPGAAAI